A window of Polypterus senegalus isolate Bchr_013 chromosome 14, ASM1683550v1, whole genome shotgun sequence contains these coding sequences:
- the LOC120514975 gene encoding odorant receptor 131-2-like isoform X2, with protein sequence MNSTEDAFLATLTKKEFPSAAPLSLKIKSIIKISTVAFLYIVTMHINGLLIFTFLKQPLFHGNSRYVLYIHMVFNDVFGLSVSFIMQIYFQVMPYTPVPVCYFLLILSVSSTFNTPLNLGLMALERYVAICQPLRHAELCTIPRTSCALAVTWVISLLPAVSDLIIVFFVESLSFFNTRIICKGDSFSRAPFQSIKRHCMNIIYFSLVWLIIIFTYTGIFIAARSASISDKSSAKKAYNTVLLHAVQLMLSMLTFLAPLTEIFFVEFPVEYQMDAQYIRNL encoded by the exons ATGAACTCCACTGAAGATGCATTCCTGGCAACACTGACTAAAAAAGAATTTCCTTCTGCAGCACCTTTGTCACTAAAAATCAAATCCATTATAAAGATCTCCACTGtagcatttttatatattgtaaccaTGCACATCAATGGCTTGCTGATTTTTACGTTTCTCAAGCAGCCTCTGTTCCATGGTAATTCCCGCTATGTCCTCTATATCCACATGGTGTTCAATGATGTGTTTGGGCTGAGTGTCTCATTTATCATGCAAATTTATTTTCAGGTAATGCCCTACACACCTGTGCCAGTGTGCTACTTTCTCTTGATCCTGTCTgtttctagcaccttcaacaccccCTTGAATTTAGGACTGATGGCCCTTGAGCGCTATGTTGCAATTTGCCAACCACTCCGACATGCAGAACTCTGCACCATTCCCAGAACGTCCTGTGCTCTTGCTGTGACGTGGGTGATAAGCCTCCTTCCTGCAGTGTCAGACCTCATCATTGTCTTCTTCGTTGAGTCACTGAGCTTTTTCAACACCAGAATAATCTGTAAAGGAGACAGCTTCAGCAGGGCACCATTCCAGTCCATTAAGAGACACTGCATGAACATCATCTATTTCTCACTCGTTTGGCTTATTATCATTTTCACATATACTGGGATTTTCATTGCTGCCCGGTCGGCCAGCATCTCTGATAAATCATCTGCCAAAAAGGCGTACAACACTGTGCTTCTTCATGCAGTTCAATTAATGTTAAGTATGCTTACATTTCTGGCTCCCTTAACGGAGATATTCTTTGTAGAATTTCCAGTGGAATACCAGATGGATGCTCAATACATCAG AAATCTGTAA
- the LOC120514975 gene encoding odorant receptor 131-2-like isoform X3 — MVMPYTPVPVCYFLLILSVSSTFNTPLNLGLMALERYVAICQPLRHAELCTIPRTSCALAVTWVISLLPAVSDLIIVFFVESLSFFNTRIICKGDSFSRAPFQSIKRHCMNIIYFSLVWLIIIFTYTGIFIAARSASISDKSSAKKAYNTVLLHAVQLMLSMLTFLAPLTEIFFVEFPVEYQMDAQYIRYVFVNILSRFLSSLIYGLRDENFRKHIKGHLKCFCKTFHSDKDMQK; from the exons ATG GTAATGCCCTACACACCTGTGCCAGTGTGCTACTTTCTCTTGATCCTGTCTgtttctagcaccttcaacaccccCTTGAATTTAGGACTGATGGCCCTTGAGCGCTATGTTGCAATTTGCCAACCACTCCGACATGCAGAACTCTGCACCATTCCCAGAACGTCCTGTGCTCTTGCTGTGACGTGGGTGATAAGCCTCCTTCCTGCAGTGTCAGACCTCATCATTGTCTTCTTCGTTGAGTCACTGAGCTTTTTCAACACCAGAATAATCTGTAAAGGAGACAGCTTCAGCAGGGCACCATTCCAGTCCATTAAGAGACACTGCATGAACATCATCTATTTCTCACTCGTTTGGCTTATTATCATTTTCACATATACTGGGATTTTCATTGCTGCCCGGTCGGCCAGCATCTCTGATAAATCATCTGCCAAAAAGGCGTACAACACTGTGCTTCTTCATGCAGTTCAATTAATGTTAAGTATGCTTACATTTCTGGCTCCCTTAACGGAGATATTCTTTGTAGAATTTCCAGTGGAATACCAGATGGATGCTCAATACATCAGGTATGTCTTTGTAAACATTCTTTCACGATTTCTGAGTTCATTAATTTATGGACTAAGAGATGAAAACTTCCGAAAGCACATTAAAGGACATTTGAAGTGCTTCTGTAAGACATTCCATTCAGATAAGGACATGCAAAAGTAA
- the LOC120514975 gene encoding odorant receptor 131-2-like isoform X1 has translation MNSTEDAFLATLTKKEFPSAAPLSLKIKSIIKISTVAFLYIVTMHINGLLIFTFLKQPLFHGNSRYVLYIHMVFNDVFGLSVSFIMQIYFQVMPYTPVPVCYFLLILSVSSTFNTPLNLGLMALERYVAICQPLRHAELCTIPRTSCALAVTWVISLLPAVSDLIIVFFVESLSFFNTRIICKGDSFSRAPFQSIKRHCMNIIYFSLVWLIIIFTYTGIFIAARSASISDKSSAKKAYNTVLLHAVQLMLSMLTFLAPLTEIFFVEFPVEYQMDAQYIRYVFVNILSRFLSSLIYGLRDENFRKHIKGHLKCFCKTFHSDKDMQK, from the coding sequence ATGAACTCCACTGAAGATGCATTCCTGGCAACACTGACTAAAAAAGAATTTCCTTCTGCAGCACCTTTGTCACTAAAAATCAAATCCATTATAAAGATCTCCACTGtagcatttttatatattgtaaccaTGCACATCAATGGCTTGCTGATTTTTACGTTTCTCAAGCAGCCTCTGTTCCATGGTAATTCCCGCTATGTCCTCTATATCCACATGGTGTTCAATGATGTGTTTGGGCTGAGTGTCTCATTTATCATGCAAATTTATTTTCAGGTAATGCCCTACACACCTGTGCCAGTGTGCTACTTTCTCTTGATCCTGTCTgtttctagcaccttcaacaccccCTTGAATTTAGGACTGATGGCCCTTGAGCGCTATGTTGCAATTTGCCAACCACTCCGACATGCAGAACTCTGCACCATTCCCAGAACGTCCTGTGCTCTTGCTGTGACGTGGGTGATAAGCCTCCTTCCTGCAGTGTCAGACCTCATCATTGTCTTCTTCGTTGAGTCACTGAGCTTTTTCAACACCAGAATAATCTGTAAAGGAGACAGCTTCAGCAGGGCACCATTCCAGTCCATTAAGAGACACTGCATGAACATCATCTATTTCTCACTCGTTTGGCTTATTATCATTTTCACATATACTGGGATTTTCATTGCTGCCCGGTCGGCCAGCATCTCTGATAAATCATCTGCCAAAAAGGCGTACAACACTGTGCTTCTTCATGCAGTTCAATTAATGTTAAGTATGCTTACATTTCTGGCTCCCTTAACGGAGATATTCTTTGTAGAATTTCCAGTGGAATACCAGATGGATGCTCAATACATCAGGTATGTCTTTGTAAACATTCTTTCACGATTTCTGAGTTCATTAATTTATGGACTAAGAGATGAAAACTTCCGAAAGCACATTAAAGGACATTTGAAGTGCTTCTGTAAGACATTCCATTCAGATAAGGACATGCAAAAGTAA